cagTATCCTTCTTCGTCTGACTTTTTCGTCTCCTCTCTTTGCCATGACTCTTGTGTTTGCTTCTTCTCGAACTTGGATTTCCACTGTCTGGCTTTTCTCCACCACCTATGTTTTCTTTTGAATCAGAAGCAAAATAAAGTTTCTCCTTCCCTTTATTCTTAGTGGATGAATTGATAGCTTGATTACTTCGAGATGCAGGCACTGCTTCAGCGCCTAGAAGAATATCCCTAACAGCACCAGATAATGAATCATCCTCCATATCTTGTTTTTTAGAGGAAATAGGTGCTTCATCTCCATCCAACTTCACCACCACAGGCCTAGTCTTTGCATGggttgattttttctttgtgaCAAGTGACTGTGCGGTAAGCTTAACTAGATCTTCAGCATCAGCACCAGCATCAAGAATATCGTGTGAGTTAGGGTCATTAGCAGGTGGATAATCATTTGATTCAGATCCATTCTTTTCTGAAGGAAGATAATACAACCCATGACGCTTACGGTGTTCTGCAAGCAGAGAAGTGAACTCCCCTGATGGTTCTGACTCTTCTTTGCTATGTAGGTTTAATGCAGCAACAGTAACACTCTCCCCAAAATGATTCCCAGAAGAAAACAGGTTTAAGGAAGGTAATTGAACATCTCCACAGATAGCATCCAGGTCAGCAAGATTCTCTAGAAGCACTAACCCATCTGGTACAGAGACTCTTTCTTGAGCACTGAGAGAGACTGGACCAAGCTCCTCAGAAAAGGCATCACAGATCATATCAATAATCTGTgaagctcccacatctttctcAAAATTCCCTTCTTTCTTAAGTGAAGAATTAGATATTTCTTTCTTTACCAAATCAACAAATCCAAGAACATTTCTTGTTCTCTCTTGTAGCTCCACATCATTGCTTCCAGAGAGGGGGGCCAAAGTCAATACAATTAGATTTAGCATGCTAAGAATAGAGTCCTGTGTTAAAAGAGTGTTCTCTTGAGCAGAAGATTTAGATGCCTGGTAACTACTGAGATTTAAGTTCCCGCCATCTTCTATTGAGAGATCCCCAACTACTTGACTGGAAACCCTTGGGTTGAAACCCTCATGCGGTTCAAATGTCCTTATATCAGAACCTTCTGGGCATTCCATTGTAGATGCTGATTCGGAAACTCTGGTTGCCAAATTGTCAACAAATGCTGAGGAACCAGAGTTCAAATGGGTTCCTTGAGAACTCAAATGGGTTCCATTGTACCACCGCACACAAAAAACTAATACTTTGAAAGCAGAGTGAACATAAACTGACCGTATCAATGTTGGTAAGAGATTTGTTCGAGGCTGCAACAATGCTTCCATGAGTTCAAATGGGTTCCTTGAGAACTCAACATACTCGCCAGATATCCAAGCAGCAGCAGATAGTATCCTGTGAAGGAAAGGACTACCAAGTAAAGCAGGATCTATTAACAAATCGCGACCAACACGAACAAGCTCTGGTCGAGCATCTTTAACTCTCATACCAATATCAATCAGCTGGTTTTCAACTTCTTCCCCCTTTTGGCAATGTGGAATTCTAGACATTTCCCCAAGAAGGGACACATaccaatcaaaatcaataataatTTCATATACATTCCTACCACAAGTAGATAAAATAGAACCAAGAATCTCATTGCAAAACTCAGGGTCAGACTTTATTGCATATGTGAACAAAACCCTGCAAATTTCAGCCACATTACTCTCGGACACCATTGCCATCACAAGGCGCAGTGACTCAAGTTTGATATTAGGATCTGCATCACTCAACGACTTAATGACAACCTCTTTATTCTCCAAAACTGCCCACAAGTGCTCGGGAGCTAGAATGGACAATGAGTGCAATCCAAGATACTTAAGATTTGGATCTTCATCAACCAAAAACTCTCTAATCTTCATAACAGCAAGCTTGACTGCAGATTCATACTCAGTCAAGCTAGTGACAACAGTCCTAACACACTCAAACAGCAAAGATTTAGCGCCAGTCCTCCTCATATGCTCACAAATTGGCTCCACAACCCTCTTGGCAAGCCTTGGCTCGAGAGGCGCAAACTTGGAAAAAATCTTCAACACCTTGATCAAGACCCAGTTGTTCTTAGAATCTACCAAAATACGATAAAACTCAGGCGCCAATGGTAGATATGATCGGGCATCCCTAGAAGCTAGCTCACAGAACACACCCACAACTGTAGACAAAATCTGCTGATCATTGCTCTCTAAATTCTCTACCAAGCGCTTAAAGCAGACCCTAACTGCATCCGGGTATTTCTCAAAAACCCTCAAAATCACAGAAATTGCTTTCTTTCTCACTGAAAGCTTAGAGCTTGAAAGTAAAGTAAATATCTCGGGAGTCAAATCTCTAGCAAGATCGACAGTACCGATTCTAGCTAAGCATTCTAGAGCCATACTCACCTCAAACTCGCTGTTAGTGCTGGTAAGATCCTTGCGGAGCTGATTGGTGATGAGGAGGAGGACCGGGGTTGAGTCGTTGAAGGACTGTGTGATGGCGTGGTAGCCAGCCTTCTTGTGAGCAAAAGACGAGGCCGAGACGCATTCCACGGCGTGAAAGGCGGCCCAAGACATGTCGAcgccgtggagagagttgaggtaaGAGAGCTTCTGGACTGCGACGGACTTCGTGTGGGAATCCGTCGACTTGATCTCGCGGCGGATTTCGTCCACCGATCTGGATATGAAAGCGGCATCGTTTCCGGCCTGTCGTAGGCCCTTGATTAGGTCCTCTAGCGTGCGTTGGAAGAGTGTGTCCATCAGCGAAGTGGCAGCCATTGGTTCCCCCTATGGCTTTTTcaaggatttgaattttttcaaaTTGAATTCGCCCATAATTGATTATCGAAGGATTTTGACGGAATTCAGGTTCTGCCGACTGAATCGAATTCTCAAATCATACCCTGGTTCGCTCCGTGAGGAAGAAGCACTTGCTTTGTGAAGTGGGACCCATGTCTTACAGTTCTGTTTGGTTACCGAGAAAACAAGATAATATTCTCGAGAATGTTAATGCCGGATCGCGATGGGCCTTAACTGGGCTTTATGCCCGGTGAGTAGAAGCCCGAGAAGCAACATCAGTGAATCAATCCCAGGAGGGAAATCGAAATCGTTCAAATTGCACCCAAAAATCCACACTACTTCACCGCAATTCGTCTCGTCTTCATCTCTCGCTTGCTCTCCCTCGAGCTAGTCGGGCTACGTCTTGGCTCGGTAGTTATCGTTTGTTCTTTCTTCGATTCGAGATCATTCGAGCAAACGAAGGAAATTGGTATCGGAAGAACCGATTGGAGGCGCCAGGGGTGGAATTTTTACGGTGTTCAAGCTCTCTCGAGTGTTGGGGAAGTCGTAtcggaagagaaaagtttaatAGTTTATTCTCAACATGGCAAAAGTTGCTGCAGCTAGTCCTTTATCCTCTAGTTCTCTTCAACTCGGCGGAGGTACGCTACAGGTTGGCCCGATGGTTAAAAGAAAGACAACGTCGGAGCTGAGAGTGAGTATTTGGTCTGCAAATGCTTATGTTCTGTGCTTTTGTTCTGTCACTTAATCCTTTACTTGATGTAACCTTGGTTGAAGTTTCATATTCCCAAATGTGCCAGCAGAAAAGAATGGCATGCATCGATTTCGACTTGATAATGAGAGCAgaaatataaatgatgtgaatcTATTTGGACTGGATGTAGATTTTTGGTCATATGGGTGCCTCTCATTAGTTCCTGATTATCCAGGCTTGATGTTGTATGGTTGTTGCTTCACTGTAGTGCTTTGGTAAATTTATGCATACCGGTCCATGGACATGTCAAATGATTACGCACACACACAAAGGGCACTCTTGCAAACAAATACATGTAGTTGTATACTCAAATTGAGCTTCTGATTCCATACCTAGTTATTTTGATGGTAATCCATCTTTTACATTTTATATTTCACTGAATCACTTGCTAGATTGAACATGTATTGCAATTGCACTTCTTTTTAAGGAAAATATGATGTTATTGGGATTAATATGCAAATTTGTATGATAAGCTTATACTGAATCATGACAATGTAACAAGCACAAAAGTTGCAatattgttgaactctctcaaATAGAATCCAGATTCGAAAATTATGACTTAAAGTTATCAGTGACTGcaaactaaatagagaatatgagTCCACTTCAACTGGAGCAAAGTGGACCTCAAACTACCTTACATCGGGGAAAATGCATGTTTTAAGCATGAAAGACAAGTTACTTGTAATGCGTTTATTGGTATAGATGAACTACGTTTAGTTTGATTTATATAACCTTTTCAAATTCTCCAATAACTTGTTTAGAGAAGTTCTTATAGTTGTTTATTACATGAAAGGGAGAACAGTTGAAGCAGATGAACATCGTGGAGCTTGTAGATGAGTCTTCTGATCCTTCTTCTGTTTCAACACTGTAAGTTTTGTTCTACCGTTTTGCCTCTCTATAGTGTACAACATTCTTACAGCTTGCTCCTTATATCCCTACAACCCCAGTGAGGTAGAGAATTGGATCAAGAAACCGGAATTTTCAAGGAATCCAAGATACATTGACACTCGCGTGGATGAAGTATACCCTTCAAAAAAGTCCCGGTTGAGGACGCTTTTTGGAGAAGAAAATGCTAAGGTTATTAATCCTTCCACTTACGATACTGATTATCTAGTCCTTCCGGTATATTCGCTCATTCACCTATAACATTTGATTATCAATGAACTTGATTATGGAGAGTTATTTCATTAATTTGTCGCATACTTTATCTAAAACAGGATAATGTAAGCAGTGAACAACCTAGCAGCCTGAAGAATCTTTCTgtgctttctagtttagctgcCAAACGACGACAGCAACTTTCAAGGTATGCTTTCTAGCACcgggtatattttttttttatgtcactATACTTATTGTTCTATTCTATCTTTTTCTTGAAGCTTTGAGAAATCTGCCACATCTGCCAAGGTTGCAAAAGATGGTGGGTCCAAAACTTCTCAAACAATTGAAAAGTGTAGTTTCAATGCGTTTCGCAATGTTACGGAGCTTTCTTCTGGTGGTGATAGATCATCTGGCGTGGCAGTTGTTGATATGGTATTACTTCACGGTTCTCTAACTTCTTTTCCAGCTTTTCAGATTGTTCATCTCTTGTAAATCAGACCATATTTTTCTTGTAGAATAAAGCTTTAAAAGGCTTGGTTGCACTTGCACCTGCTGTCCCTTCTGGTTCTGAAGTTGATGGTGATCCTACATCAACATTTTCAGGAAATTTTCGCTCTGAGTGCCATGTACCTGGCCAAAAGTCTCCTTTAGATCTTACATTAAAAACTAAAATGAGGGTGATATTATCTTCTTCAGTGAAGTGGTAAGCATGTCAGTGTCGCTAAACCTGTTTGTTCATTATTACTTTATATTCCTGGTGCTAGTTAATTCTGTATTTGATCTCTTGTCATGTACACTGTACTCTACATCCATAGACTTCAGTTTTGCTgaactttattttctttattctatCTTTTTGTTATTTCCACTCAAATTTCCAAGTGAGACTAATCATGCAGTGTTTTGTCTCCCTTGTGTTTTTCTTCATTCTCTAGCATGTCCAAGCTAATTTCCTTACTTAAAAAATTTGAGGTCATGaatcaattgtagaaattcttAATACTTGGAGAATGATTGGGAATCTTATTTTTCTCCATCTTTGAGAAATCTCATCCTACTTCTATCGTTTTTTTCTATTGAAGGTGTATGCTGAAGTGATAGGCTAACACATTCCATTTAGTCTACTGGGATTCCTTTTACTTTTGGTGTTCTTATGGCTCTTTTGGCATACGAGATTACGAGTATGATATGTCTTTTTACAAATGTTTGCAATTGGCAGAATTTGACACTTCTGGGTGTATATTTTCATGCTACATTATGTATCATTTCTCTACATGATGTAAGCATGCCACTCTTGCTATTGAttacttgcattgcatataaatttcttcttttcctttttttaggAGTAACTTCCATTAATTTCTCCTTTTGCAATTTTTAGGATTCATAGGTCAATCTTATGTACTACCTATGATGGTATGCCACAGTTCGCATCTCACTTTGGATGTTCTGGGCGTCCAAATACTAGTGGCAGTTCAGGGCATGCGTCAAAATCCCCATTCACAAATTCTAAGGCATTGCATTCATGGATATACCCCCAATCTAACCTACCATCTTCTCTCATGTCAGTGCTGACCTCATCTGCAGCAGGCAGAGGTTTGCTAAGAAAACTGTCTTTATAAGCTGTTAGGTCTCTGTACCTTTTTCCTATTTTAAGTTTTCGCCCATCTAATGCAGCCGAAATGGATTTTTTAAGACAAAGGCAACTTGCTTGGGAGGAATCGTTTCGGAGTCTATACTACATGTTTCGGAAGAGCATCTGTAAAATCTTTTATGGTAATTTCCTTTGCTGAATAGAtaattgtttttgatttttttaatatgcaCCTGATTTAAGGAAGGAAAAGGGAAGCTGAAAATATATGGATAAAATAAGTAGCAAAAGGTCCTAGAGAATGTGGTCAGTTCAGATTAAGTAGCAAGAAAAGAATCCTTGTGGTAGTCGGGGAAGAGCAGTGGCCGCTTCTCTAACTTGCAAATAAAAGTGAACAAATATGGATATATGAAACcatattatataatttatatttagttAGAAGGTTGGGCAGCTATCAGTTTGCATTCCCCTGGTAGTTAAAGCATCAGCCCACTTTGTTAATGGATGATATGGTGAAAAGAtgcctttatttttctttttgtaagtGGTGTTATAAGATTGAAACTTTTCTTCTCTACTTATAGAATCTGAAATGCCATTCATACACATCAGTTATGTAGGACTACTAATAGAATGGTGAATGAACAGAACTGTTTATTGACATGCTGTTGTTGTGGAAACTTTCTAGTTTGTACTACACATTTTGTGGTCATGTTCACCGGTGATGATAGCTTGGGAAGAGCCAAATGGTCATGTAATGCTTATATTTCCCAGTCAACACAAGGTCTGAGGTCATTATTGAGACAGCATGTAAGATATACCTCTTCCTGTAAAATCTTTTTATATTGCTTGTATAAATAGTCTCAGTCTATTCACTTTTTCGAATATTTTTCCTCGAAATTGATTGTGTTTTCTTTACTGTATGGATGACACTTAGATCAAGTTCTGATGTACTTTTGCAGATAAAATATTGAAGTCCTTAGGGTAGTGGTTGAATGATTCCTTGGGGAAAAAATTTGAGGTAGTTATATTGCTTCAATGAAGTGCCATCAGATAAAAAGAACATATAATGTTGATCAAAATTGAAGTTTCTTTAACTCAAACACTCCTGGATGACAAATGTTGATATATTTAACCAAATACATATTATCAAAGATGCATTGCTGCCAGAGTGGGAGGGATGGGAATTCGAACCCCAACACATAGGCTGATTGGTAGAGCAGCCTCATTACAAAGAGATTCAAATGGGTCTTCGCCCAGTGAAGTTAAGAaatttatgtatatgtaaagcacTAGGATGATGAATTTCTATGATCATGTATTGGTCTTTTATTCAAAAAGTTATGGAATCTTATTTTCAAATGGATTTTTAGTTTTGGATGCTTAAAGATTTTCAAGAGTTTATATGGTTCTTGAGTTTTTCTAAGTTAGAACATTTTGAGTATGGAGTGCATTATAGCGTTCTATCTGCCATGTAGCTGGTCTTTTTTACAGTCATATTGTGGTGAAGATTTATGACTTTTGCTTCAATTgcaattgaagttttttttactttcattaTTGTTTTTCCCCATGTTATCTGACACCTCTTCTGATTGTCAATAGGATGTTTCTTTCTCTATGCCTCTTTGTTATTCTAAAGTAGAGCAAGCCACTACCGAAGATCTTGTTGAGCTCTCTGAGATTGAGAAGCATAATTTAGGCCAGGTTGGTCTGCTTTCCAttgggatttttttattttttttttttaattttgctcAACCAACTTTAGGCATTAGACCACAGATTAACATCCCTAATTCCCTACACTGCAAATTGATAAGATTAACCTGCAGTTCAAAATAAGCCTAAACTCAATTCGGGGGATTATCATTGGAGTGTCCCTTGCACATGTGTGCGCACAAACACCTTAATACATGTTCAGATTTTGGACACCACCTTCCGCCTTGTACTCAAAGTCAAAAGCTTAAGCCTATGGGTTATTGGTCCATTCTTGTATTTTAACCTTTTAGTAGTATTCTTCTTAACTTGCCAATGTGGGACTCCAATTAGATGCGTTTTTAACCCACGCCATGTATGCTAGACTACGACTCAAGAGAACATTTTCTCTAGGATATATGCTATTCTGGTGCCATTTGGTTGGGAGATTTCATCAGGGAGTCTCTTATGCATCCTGCACTGAGCACACGCTTATGTGGAAGTGCCTTCATAACATATTTGGACAGCATCTTGAAACTGAAGCTTAAATCTATGACCTCTTGCTGCATTCATGTATTTTAtcgttttagtgttcttactttaTCAATGTGGGacttcaaacattttttttcatgGATATGTGAGAAATTTTGAATAAGCTACTTAAACCTAGTGGCATTTTATCATAAAATCCAAGGTAATTGTCGTTGCAAGGGTGGTGGTCAAGTGTAATCAGCCCCTGTTATGTTCTGTT
This DNA window, taken from Tripterygium wilfordii isolate XIE 37 chromosome 20, ASM1340144v1, whole genome shotgun sequence, encodes the following:
- the LOC119986727 gene encoding AP-3 complex subunit delta-like; this translates as MAATSLMDTLFQRTLEDLIKGLRQAGNDAAFISRSVDEIRREIKSTDSHTKSVAVQKLSYLNSLHGVDMSWAAFHAVECVSASSFAHKKAGYHAITQSFNDSTPVLLLITNQLRKDLTSTNSEFEVSMALECLARIGTVDLARDLTPEIFTLLSSSKLSVRKKAISVILRVFEKYPDAVRVCFKRLVENLESNDQQILSTVVGVFCELASRDARSYLPLAPEFYRILVDSKNNWVLIKVLKIFSKFAPLEPRLAKRVVEPICEHMRRTGAKSLLFECVRTVVTSLTEYESAVKLAVMKIREFLVDEDPNLKYLGLHSLSILAPEHLWAVLENKEVVIKSLSDADPNIKLESLRLVMAMVSESNVAEICRVLFTYAIKSDPEFCNEILGSILSTCGRNVYEIIIDFDWYVSLLGEMSRIPHCQKGEEVENQLIDIGMRVKDARPELVRVGRDLLIDPALLGSPFLHRILSAAAWISGEYVEFSRNPFELMEALLQPRTNLLPTLIRSVYVHSAFKVLVFCVRWYNGTHLSSQGTHLNSGSSAFVDNLATRVSESASTMECPEGSDIRTFEPHEGFNPRVSSQVVGDLSIEDGGNLNLSSYQASKSSAQENTLLTQDSILSMLNLIVLTLAPLSGSNDVELQERTRNVLGFVDLVKKEISNSSLKKEGNFEKDVGASQIIDMICDAFSEELGPVSLSAQERVSVPDGLVLLENLADLDAICGDVQLPSLNLFSSGNHFGESVTVAALNLHSKEESEPSGEFTSLLAEHRKRHGLYYLPSEKNGSESNDYPPANDPNSHDILDAGADAEDLVKLTAQSLVTKKKSTHAKTRPVVVKLDGDEAPISSKKQDMEDDSLSGAVRDILLGAEAVPASRSNQAINSSTKNKGKEKLYFASDSKENIGGGEKPDSGNPSSRRSKHKSHGKERRRKSQTKKDTEERDETDQNEKRKSSHRDGKHKARERAEGPLNVVPPSPVIPDFLL
- the LOC119986728 gene encoding protein downstream neighbor of Son-like isoform X1, whose protein sequence is MAKVAAASPLSSSSLQLGGGTLQVGPMVKRKTTSELRGEQLKQMNIVELVDESSDPSSVSTLEVENWIKKPEFSRNPRYIDTRVDEVYPSKKSRLRTLFGEENAKDNVSSEQPSSLKNLSVLSSLAAKRRQQLSSFEKSATSAKVAKDGGSKTSQTIEKCSFNAFRNVTELSSGGDRSSGVAVVDMNKALKGLVALAPAVPSGSEVDGDPTSTFSGNFRSECHVPGQKSPLDLTLKTKMRVILSSSVKWIHRSILCTTYDGMPQFASHFGCSGRPNTSGSSGHASKSPFTNSKALHSWIYPQSNLPSSLMSVLTSSAAGRAEMDFLRQRQLAWEESFRSLYYMFRKSICKIFYVCTTHFVVMFTGDDSLGRAKWSCNAYISQSTQGLRSLLRQHDVSFSMPLCYSKVEQATTEDLVELSEIEKHNLGQTRRPSSLADVDNTPESLLAFSGNEKVRGLYDFLLNYRSFLTFLAGADVPVLYSPTPFQNASISAPEIRCMEI
- the LOC119986728 gene encoding protein downstream neighbor of Son-like isoform X2, yielding MAKVAAASPLSSSSLQLGGGTLQVGPMVKRKTTSELRLKQMNIVELVDESSDPSSVSTLEVENWIKKPEFSRNPRYIDTRVDEVYPSKKSRLRTLFGEENAKDNVSSEQPSSLKNLSVLSSLAAKRRQQLSSFEKSATSAKVAKDGGSKTSQTIEKCSFNAFRNVTELSSGGDRSSGVAVVDMNKALKGLVALAPAVPSGSEVDGDPTSTFSGNFRSECHVPGQKSPLDLTLKTKMRVILSSSVKWIHRSILCTTYDGMPQFASHFGCSGRPNTSGSSGHASKSPFTNSKALHSWIYPQSNLPSSLMSVLTSSAAGRAEMDFLRQRQLAWEESFRSLYYMFRKSICKIFYVCTTHFVVMFTGDDSLGRAKWSCNAYISQSTQGLRSLLRQHDVSFSMPLCYSKVEQATTEDLVELSEIEKHNLGQTRRPSSLADVDNTPESLLAFSGNEKVRGLYDFLLNYRSFLTFLAGADVPVLYSPTPFQNASISAPEIRCMEI